From a single Cyclobacterium marinum DSM 745 genomic region:
- a CDS encoding ABC transporter substrate-binding protein, producing MAAIRSLIFVLLFVSSCQPSTQRVSLDTLEEIALQYAEGFSLFRGDNFYIIEIIHQKTKNQLFLVHSDEDKGKFPEIPIDGKIVAGSHKVILSATPQVAHLDYLDAEENLMAFPDLDLITSEKTRKRINSNKIIDLGKGPAWDIEKIIDIQPDWVMVSGFGETSQMENRLNSAKIPVIINKEYQEKHPLGRAEWIKVTGVLLGKLEEAEAVYNKIANNYKIAQEKVSLISSEDKPTVLSGSMYKDIWYAPAKGSWAAKIIGDAAGKYLFDQMEGTGSLTLNYEFVLDQAGQADFWIGAADNASLGSMVAQNPKYIDFEAYKKKKVYTYTLGKGEKGGYRYFEEGYLRPDLVLLDMIKILHPDKAVDHQFRYFQKLED from the coding sequence ATGGCTGCTATCCGTTCATTAATTTTTGTTCTTTTATTCGTTTCATCTTGTCAACCATCCACACAAAGAGTAAGTTTGGACACTTTGGAAGAAATTGCTTTGCAATATGCTGAAGGGTTTTCACTTTTTCGTGGGGACAATTTTTATATCATTGAAATCATTCATCAGAAAACAAAAAACCAACTCTTCTTGGTGCATAGTGACGAGGATAAGGGTAAATTCCCGGAAATCCCTATCGATGGAAAGATTGTTGCAGGAAGTCATAAAGTCATACTATCGGCTACTCCGCAGGTTGCTCATCTGGATTACTTAGATGCTGAGGAAAACTTAATGGCTTTCCCTGACCTGGATCTGATCACTTCAGAAAAAACCAGAAAAAGAATCAATTCTAACAAAATCATTGATCTTGGTAAAGGGCCTGCATGGGATATTGAAAAGATCATAGACATTCAACCCGACTGGGTTATGGTATCTGGATTTGGTGAAACCTCCCAAATGGAAAACCGGTTAAATTCAGCAAAAATACCTGTAATAATCAATAAGGAGTACCAAGAAAAACACCCATTGGGAAGGGCTGAGTGGATTAAGGTCACCGGAGTTTTACTGGGAAAACTAGAAGAAGCAGAGGCTGTGTACAATAAAATAGCCAACAATTACAAAATTGCCCAAGAAAAGGTGAGCCTTATTTCTTCAGAAGACAAACCCACCGTACTGTCAGGGTCCATGTACAAAGACATTTGGTATGCACCTGCCAAGGGTAGTTGGGCAGCTAAAATCATTGGGGATGCTGCCGGTAAATACCTATTCGACCAAATGGAAGGGACGGGGAGCTTGACCTTGAATTATGAATTTGTCTTAGATCAGGCAGGTCAGGCGGATTTTTGGATTGGGGCGGCTGACAATGCTTCTTTAGGAAGTATGGTGGCACAAAACCCTAAATACATTGATTTCGAGGCATATAAAAAGAAAAAAGTATACACTTATACTTTGGGCAAAGGGGAAAAGGGAGGATATAGGTATTTTGAAGAAGGCTACTTGCGACCAGATTTAGTACTTTTGGACATGATTAAAATTCTCCACCCCGATAAGGCAGTTGACCATCAATTTAGGTATTTCCAAAAATTAGAAGATTAG
- a CDS encoding c-type cytochrome, which yields MNRYLKFGLIILTFLLVFIVGAIVYIQMVLPDVGNPPESISLTKSSETLNRGKYLANHVMLCIDCHSKRDFSLYSGPPVPGTEGAGGEVFDHDLGFPGRFISPNITPFNLKSYSDDELFRLITTGVKKDGNPIFPIMPYANYGKMDKEDILAVIAYIRSLQAIEKVQPTSEPDFPFSLIMRTIPQKAEFSIKPPTSDAIAYGKYLVNAASCNECHTKFENGQFTGENLGGGRVFTMPGGNILTSSNLTPHSTGLGSWSKEQFVERFKQYKDRSKLRKVQEGEPQTIMPWNMYADITTEDLEAIYIYLQTLKPVDNLVVRFTKAESL from the coding sequence ATGAATAGGTATTTAAAGTTTGGGCTTATAATATTAACATTCCTTTTGGTATTTATAGTTGGTGCTATTGTTTACATTCAAATGGTTTTACCTGATGTAGGCAATCCTCCCGAGAGTATAAGCCTAACCAAAAGTTCAGAAACACTGAATCGAGGAAAATACCTTGCAAATCATGTAATGCTTTGTATTGACTGCCACTCCAAAAGAGATTTTAGTTTATATAGTGGCCCACCGGTTCCTGGTACAGAAGGTGCCGGAGGAGAGGTTTTCGATCATGATTTGGGATTTCCAGGTAGATTTATTTCACCCAACATTACTCCTTTCAACCTCAAATCTTATTCTGACGATGAACTTTTTAGGCTAATTACAACCGGGGTAAAAAAAGATGGAAACCCCATTTTCCCTATAATGCCTTATGCAAATTATGGAAAAATGGACAAAGAAGACATTCTTGCTGTAATTGCCTATATCCGATCATTGCAAGCTATTGAAAAAGTTCAACCTACATCTGAGCCAGATTTCCCATTCAGCTTAATCATGCGTACCATCCCTCAAAAAGCTGAATTCTCCATCAAACCTCCCACTTCTGATGCTATTGCTTATGGAAAATACCTTGTAAATGCAGCTTCATGTAATGAATGTCATACCAAATTTGAAAACGGACAATTTACCGGTGAAAATCTCGGCGGAGGGAGGGTATTTACCATGCCCGGGGGCAATATTTTAACAAGCTCCAACCTCACTCCCCATTCCACGGGACTAGGAAGTTGGAGCAAAGAGCAATTTGTCGAAAGATTTAAGCAATACAAAGACAGAAGTAAGCTTAGAAAAGTCCAAGAAGGAGAACCGCAAACAATAATGCCCTGGAACATGTATGCCGACATTACCACTGAGGATTTGGAAGCCATTTACATCTATTTGCAAACCCTCAAACCGGTAGATAATCTTGTTGTTAGATTCACCAAAGCAGAAAGCCTATAG
- a CDS encoding YncE family protein: protein MKKMQLVCKLFLFAILVSCGTDPVEIPQGAYEDGVLIINEGAFGANDGEVFHFDNNTAELEANVFENVNGRPFAGLLQDLISYEDYTYLVANTGKVEVVQSADFISVGAVNNDLVNSRSMVKADGKLYISDWGPYDANWSNTESFVAVVEDVTGGDIAYKIPTPSRPEGITFIGDRVLVACQMGAIAVIEVGDDEVEKTIDVAGTPFFFFEYQRGTYLYAKDSEKIYLHKLNTATFDVEESLEFSVDNSIYNGNFSISNSGELFVISNQDTEDVVVKLSLSSGSVENDNFYSGSNFYGLGYDDDTQTLYIGEHNGWQGNGSVMRINAQGDLIDEVSVGRGPSGFYFP from the coding sequence ATGAAAAAAATGCAGTTAGTCTGTAAGTTGTTTTTGTTTGCCATTTTGGTGTCATGTGGAACTGATCCGGTTGAAATACCTCAAGGGGCCTATGAAGATGGTGTGCTAATAATAAATGAAGGTGCATTTGGAGCCAATGATGGTGAAGTTTTCCATTTTGACAACAATACAGCAGAGCTTGAAGCCAATGTTTTCGAAAATGTTAACGGTAGACCTTTTGCTGGATTGCTTCAGGATTTGATTAGTTATGAGGATTATACCTACCTAGTGGCCAACACCGGTAAAGTGGAGGTGGTGCAATCCGCAGATTTTATTTCAGTAGGAGCCGTTAATAACGACTTGGTAAATAGCCGAAGCATGGTAAAGGCTGATGGTAAATTGTATATTAGTGATTGGGGCCCCTATGATGCCAATTGGAGCAATACCGAATCATTTGTGGCGGTTGTAGAAGATGTTACAGGTGGGGACATCGCTTATAAAATTCCAACACCATCTAGACCTGAAGGGATTACCTTTATAGGTGATAGAGTTTTGGTGGCCTGTCAAATGGGTGCCATTGCTGTGATTGAAGTTGGTGATGATGAAGTGGAGAAAACGATAGATGTGGCAGGAACGCCATTTTTCTTTTTTGAATACCAACGTGGCACCTACCTTTATGCCAAGGATAGTGAAAAAATCTACCTGCACAAGTTAAATACAGCAACTTTTGATGTGGAAGAAAGCCTTGAGTTTTCTGTGGACAATAGCATTTACAATGGTAACTTTTCAATCAGCAACAGTGGTGAATTATTTGTAATTAGCAACCAAGATACTGAAGATGTGGTTGTAAAACTTTCCCTTTCTTCTGGATCGGTTGAAAATGATAATTTCTACTCGGGCAGCAACTTCTATGGTTTGGGTTATGATGATGACACTCAAACCTTGTATATAGGTGAACACAATGGCTGGCAGGGAAATGGCTCTGTGATGCGTATCAATGCTCAGGGAGACCTTATTGATGAGGTAAGTGTAGGAAGAGGGCCAAGTGGGTTTTATTTCCCATGA
- a CDS encoding iron ABC transporter permease, whose product MTHPVKFIVCLVLMFFLWLLNLSLGTISIPFVSLLERLGGYSFPRESWEIIVINYRIPKSLTAILAGIGLSVSGLQMQTFFRNPLAGPFVLGISSGAGLGVAILSMAGTAFGWQILSGTPNYWAAILASSAGAIGVLVLMGLTAWKVKDSMTLLIVGLMFGSAASSVVTLLSYFSAAEELKMFTLWSMGNLGNTGWSELWYLSGALAIGLSLVIFSVKSYNAMLLGEAYAKSMGINFERLRWIMIISTGILTGGITAFCGPIAFIGIAVPHLARLLFKTNDHKILFPATAILGILVLLACDTIGQLPGLATSLPINAVTTALGAPLIIWLIMKRNFSEAF is encoded by the coding sequence ATGACTCACCCAGTTAAGTTTATCGTCTGTTTGGTTCTAATGTTCTTTCTGTGGCTATTGAACCTTAGCCTTGGTACCATTTCGATTCCATTTGTCTCTCTTTTGGAAAGACTAGGAGGATATTCTTTCCCTAGGGAGAGCTGGGAAATTATAGTAATCAATTATCGAATTCCAAAATCTTTAACTGCGATTTTAGCAGGAATAGGACTTTCTGTAAGTGGTTTGCAGATGCAAACATTCTTCAGAAACCCACTTGCTGGCCCATTTGTTTTAGGAATCAGTTCAGGTGCCGGCTTGGGGGTAGCCATATTATCAATGGCTGGAACAGCCTTTGGCTGGCAAATCTTGTCAGGTACTCCCAACTATTGGGCGGCCATTCTGGCATCAAGCGCAGGGGCCATCGGAGTATTGGTCTTGATGGGTTTGACAGCTTGGAAGGTAAAAGACAGCATGACCTTGTTAATTGTAGGGTTGATGTTTGGTAGTGCAGCCTCATCAGTGGTCACTCTTTTGTCCTATTTTAGTGCCGCTGAAGAATTAAAAATGTTTACGCTTTGGTCCATGGGCAACCTTGGGAATACAGGTTGGAGTGAACTATGGTACTTATCCGGAGCCCTAGCAATTGGATTATCGTTGGTAATATTTTCCGTAAAATCTTACAATGCCATGCTATTAGGGGAAGCTTACGCCAAAAGCATGGGAATTAATTTCGAAAGATTACGGTGGATAATGATAATCAGCACGGGTATACTAACCGGCGGAATAACCGCTTTCTGCGGACCTATTGCCTTTATCGGAATTGCTGTCCCACACTTGGCCAGATTATTATTTAAAACCAATGACCACAAAATATTATTTCCTGCCACCGCCATCTTAGGCATATTGGTACTATTGGCTTGCGACACCATCGGTCAGTTGCCCGGCTTAGCAACAAGCCTTCCAATCAATGCGGTAACAACAGCTTTAGGTGCACCTTTAATTATCTGGCTGATCATGAAAAGAAACTTTAGTGAGGCGTTTTAA
- a CDS encoding nucleotidyltransferase substrate binding protein yields MRKPVLDCENCFAEFTNQLNELQDLILEGKSHGMNDEVRSKLIVSFEKTHDAALETIAAYFKNQGKPPFSGSRDITVEAFHADLIDDGQGWLDMIIHRIKYNPLYPGDYLGSLSENIVKNYLGFLESFERNMSKKLDT; encoded by the coding sequence ATGAGAAAACCAGTGCTGGACTGCGAAAACTGTTTTGCTGAATTTACCAATCAGTTAAATGAACTACAAGATTTGATTCTTGAAGGAAAAAGCCACGGAATGAATGATGAGGTCCGGTCAAAATTGATTGTAAGTTTTGAGAAAACCCATGATGCGGCTCTTGAAACCATCGCTGCCTATTTTAAAAACCAAGGCAAGCCTCCTTTCTCAGGATCAAGGGACATTACAGTGGAAGCTTTTCATGCAGACCTGATCGATGATGGGCAAGGCTGGTTGGACATGATTATCCATAGAATTAAATACAATCCGCTCTATCCGGGAGATTATCTGGGCTCGCTCTCCGAAAACATTGTCAAAAATTACTTGGGTTTTCTTGAATCCTTTGAAAGGAATATGAGTAAAAAGCTTGATACTTGA
- a CDS encoding LVIVD repeat-containing protein: MKTNLHPRFILGAQLMLSFMLVMVLPSCEDQIETTYTYQTQVPVFIEVNSFREADIIIEPGIPLDQPGKIYIYGDYLFISEPGKGIHLLDNTDPKNPQNLNFINIPGTGDMAINESILYADNYVDLLAFDISNPENIQLVKREKDVFPNLYSNEETGTIVTYKDTLITSTESNMRWNSWGFPTFRTDIMTLESAAFSSKSDGGQSYGQGGSMARFTLLGGHLYTVDEYSMRVFNVESPMDPQYLSDINLGWGIETIFPFKGNLFIGSMTGMHIYDASNPAEPRELAVYSHITSCDPVVVNDDYAFVTLRSAAICRNGANELHVLDIKDLNVPTLIQSYPMDNPHGLGLSGDYLYLAEGEQGLKSFNVADVKEISNNLIEHLKNYIFTDIIPGPKSLIVIGPDGVCQFDYSNPEKLEELSCINVAN; encoded by the coding sequence ATGAAAACAAATTTACACCCTCGATTTATTCTCGGAGCGCAGCTTATGCTCTCTTTTATGCTTGTAATGGTACTTCCCTCTTGTGAAGACCAAATAGAAACGACCTATACCTATCAAACTCAGGTGCCGGTATTTATTGAAGTAAATTCTTTTAGAGAAGCTGACATTATCATTGAACCGGGAATTCCTCTGGATCAGCCGGGCAAAATTTATATTTATGGAGATTATCTTTTTATTTCAGAACCCGGTAAAGGCATACACCTATTGGATAATACTGACCCCAAAAATCCTCAAAATCTAAATTTCATCAATATTCCCGGAACGGGTGACATGGCCATCAATGAAAGCATTCTATATGCAGACAATTACGTAGATTTATTGGCCTTTGATATCTCAAACCCTGAGAATATTCAATTGGTGAAAAGGGAAAAAGACGTATTCCCCAATCTCTATTCCAATGAAGAAACAGGAACGATTGTCACCTACAAAGACACCCTGATTACCTCCACGGAATCCAATATGCGATGGAACAGCTGGGGATTCCCAACTTTCCGTACAGACATTATGACTTTGGAATCCGCAGCCTTCAGCTCTAAATCTGATGGAGGTCAAAGCTATGGGCAGGGAGGGTCAATGGCAAGGTTTACCTTATTGGGAGGTCACCTTTATACGGTAGACGAATACAGCATGCGGGTATTTAATGTAGAATCTCCTATGGATCCCCAATACCTAAGCGATATTAATTTAGGCTGGGGTATTGAGACAATCTTTCCATTCAAAGGTAATCTCTTTATTGGATCCATGACCGGTATGCACATTTATGATGCCAGCAATCCTGCTGAACCTAGGGAATTGGCAGTATATTCACATATCACCTCATGTGACCCGGTGGTAGTTAATGATGATTATGCCTTTGTCACCTTAAGGAGTGCTGCAATTTGCCGAAATGGCGCCAATGAACTTCATGTGCTTGACATCAAAGACTTGAATGTACCCACTCTTATTCAATCCTACCCCATGGACAATCCTCATGGACTAGGACTTTCCGGAGACTACCTTTATCTTGCTGAAGGGGAACAAGGCTTAAAAAGTTTCAACGTGGCAGATGTTAAAGAGATTAGCAACAACCTGATTGAACACCTGAAAAACTATATTTTTACAGACATTATCCCCGGCCCCAAATCACTGATTGTAATTGGTCCTGATGGCGTTTGTCAATTTGATTACTCCAATCCGGAAAAACTGGAAGAACTTAGTTGTATCAATGTGGCCAACTGA
- the ruvC gene encoding crossover junction endodeoxyribonuclease RuvC, which yields MSKIVKNPIKEKVILGIDPGTSVMGYGLILVKGNKYTVMEFGVIHLKKYSDHALKLKKIFDKISFIIDTHGPDSMALEAPFYGQNVQSMLKLGRAQGVAMAAALAKEVSITEYSPKKVKQSVTGNGNASKEQVAEMLKSLLNFDEIPKLLDATDALAVALCHHFHDGRIQTKGRSGGWKSFINENPDRIKK from the coding sequence ATGAGTAAAATTGTAAAAAATCCAATTAAGGAAAAAGTCATTTTAGGAATAGACCCCGGCACCTCTGTGATGGGATACGGCCTAATATTGGTAAAAGGAAATAAATACACTGTTATGGAGTTTGGAGTAATTCACTTGAAAAAGTACAGTGACCATGCCTTAAAACTCAAAAAGATATTTGATAAAATCAGTTTTATAATTGACACCCACGGACCTGATTCTATGGCATTGGAAGCACCCTTTTATGGACAAAATGTACAGTCCATGCTCAAACTAGGTAGGGCGCAAGGGGTAGCCATGGCGGCAGCACTAGCCAAGGAAGTCTCTATCACAGAATACTCTCCCAAGAAAGTAAAACAGTCGGTCACCGGCAATGGAAATGCTTCTAAAGAACAGGTGGCTGAAATGCTTAAATCCTTATTGAACTTTGACGAGATACCAAAATTACTGGATGCGACCGATGCCCTGGCAGTGGCTTTGTGTCATCATTTTCATGATGGAAGGATTCAAACAAAAGGAAGGAGTGGTGGATGGAAATCATTCATCAATGAAAATCCGGACCGAATTAAAAAATAA
- a CDS encoding TonB-dependent receptor, whose translation MSLIACLVFMIASWQSEPDSSSVFSQDTLELSQVEVQAVALKKYAFGQYVRSLDKNRLEQLSGYSLGEVLQQETGLFLRQYGPGMLNSLSMRGTSAGHNALFWNGLPVNSPSLGQADYSIFPLGGFDSVNIHYGSSGALYGTDAIGGSVHLSSNLGFNTGNELKVGTLVGSFGRWHQQVSYRQGNEKFAFKTNLYRNYTANNFTYKDYASPGTPEKRQEHAKVSQIGWVQDFSYKINSVQSLKANLWLNTNDRQIQPLLGSSTNDVQEDRSFRAVIDYTHAGEKLIWTATTGISNDLMVFNSDNNQTRLILIGTALDYSFSPKWQTLAGIRYSHIKGRLATYDRQEQRIELYQATNFKPSQNLGISMQLRQLIHEGEAVPFTPSIGAEWSFFKSTVWNWQLISNLSKSFKIPTLNDRFWEPGGNPNLKPEKSLSKEIGLTSKAHLSAFSFENRLTYFHMNVDNWILWLPQSTYWQAENVRNVVNQGLEYFFKGGFEQGNRRWTLHVDYSLNSAVNQSGDFGNSLSQGKQLPYVPKHKIRTQGNFQKGPYKLYIQNQWTGERFVTTDNQTVLAAYSLWDTGLTYAFDWKGKLKGNLGFHTNNIFNVDYQVLRLRSMPGRNFQFNLNVVL comes from the coding sequence ATGTCATTAATAGCTTGTTTGGTTTTTATGATTGCGAGTTGGCAAAGTGAACCGGATTCCTCATCTGTTTTCTCACAAGATACTCTGGAACTGTCACAAGTGGAAGTGCAGGCCGTTGCTTTAAAGAAGTATGCTTTTGGTCAATATGTAAGGTCCCTCGATAAGAATAGGTTAGAGCAATTATCGGGATATTCATTAGGGGAGGTTTTACAGCAGGAAACTGGTTTGTTTTTAAGACAATATGGGCCTGGAATGTTGAATTCTCTAAGCATGCGTGGCACTTCAGCAGGACACAATGCCTTGTTTTGGAACGGATTGCCGGTTAATAGCCCTTCTCTTGGTCAGGCAGATTATTCAATTTTCCCTTTGGGTGGATTTGACTCAGTGAATATTCATTATGGGAGTTCCGGGGCTTTATACGGTACGGATGCTATCGGTGGATCTGTTCATTTGTCCTCAAACCTAGGATTCAATACCGGAAATGAGTTAAAGGTTGGAACTCTTGTGGGAAGTTTTGGCCGCTGGCATCAGCAGGTAAGTTATCGGCAAGGGAATGAAAAATTTGCCTTCAAAACCAACCTTTATCGAAATTATACAGCTAATAATTTCACCTATAAGGATTATGCCAGTCCGGGTACACCGGAAAAGCGTCAAGAACACGCCAAGGTTTCTCAAATAGGTTGGGTGCAGGATTTTTCCTATAAAATTAATTCTGTACAGTCACTGAAAGCCAATCTTTGGCTCAATACCAACGACCGGCAAATTCAGCCACTGCTTGGTTCATCAACCAATGATGTTCAAGAGGATCGGAGTTTTAGGGCGGTTATAGATTATACCCATGCCGGTGAAAAACTTATTTGGACTGCTACCACAGGGATTTCAAATGACCTGATGGTATTCAATTCAGATAACAATCAAACCCGCTTAATTTTGATAGGAACCGCCTTGGATTACTCTTTTTCCCCAAAATGGCAGACCCTTGCCGGTATTCGTTATTCACATATCAAAGGGCGATTGGCCACCTATGATCGACAGGAACAGCGAATAGAACTGTACCAAGCTACCAATTTCAAACCGAGTCAAAATCTTGGGATTTCTATGCAACTCCGGCAGCTTATCCATGAAGGAGAAGCCGTTCCTTTTACTCCTTCCATAGGTGCGGAATGGAGTTTTTTTAAATCAACTGTTTGGAATTGGCAGTTAATTAGCAACCTGTCGAAAAGTTTTAAAATACCTACTTTAAACGATAGGTTTTGGGAGCCCGGTGGTAATCCTAATTTAAAACCTGAGAAAAGCCTTAGCAAAGAAATTGGACTAACAAGTAAAGCGCATTTATCTGCATTTAGTTTTGAAAATAGGCTTACCTATTTTCATATGAATGTGGATAATTGGATTCTATGGTTACCACAGAGCACTTATTGGCAAGCCGAAAATGTCCGTAATGTGGTCAATCAAGGGTTAGAGTATTTTTTTAAAGGTGGGTTTGAGCAAGGTAATAGACGTTGGACGCTGCATGTAGACTATAGCCTGAATAGTGCAGTCAATCAATCAGGAGATTTTGGAAATTCGCTTAGTCAGGGTAAGCAGCTTCCTTATGTGCCCAAGCATAAAATACGTACACAAGGCAATTTCCAGAAAGGTCCTTATAAGTTGTACATTCAGAATCAGTGGACTGGTGAGCGTTTTGTGACTACAGACAATCAAACCGTATTAGCCGCCTATAGCTTGTGGGATACAGGGCTTACTTATGCTTTTGACTGGAAAGGAAAGCTAAAAGGGAATCTTGGATTCCATACAAATAATATTTTCAATGTAGATTATCAGGTGCTTCGCCTGCGGTCTATGCCCGGAAGAAATTTTCAATTTAATTTAAATGTAGTGTTATGA
- a CDS encoding ABC transporter ATP-binding protein, whose product METNIDSLRLIKPCIYARNLVLGYKNDRVINTVATDVSFDLYSGELTCMMGPNGVGKSTLLKAIMNQNPPIKGSIWLGKHEIELLNDQERAKTIAVVLTEKIRSGLMTVWELVALGRTPHTGWLGHLSKTDNKIVNEVLTMTHLDLISHKKLSELSDGQRQTAMIARALAQDSSILILDEPTAHLDLTNRFEIMHLLKKLAKEAGKAILVVTHDLEVAMETADQLWIMGNQEPLVSGSPEDLMLEGQIQKLLPGNKWEIDANNGKIRLKNPSLLPEISGPKNMRHWVKNALRKNLDLSMPEKIITKDNPLEIIVYKGQKSITFSSISAMIRFLKNASS is encoded by the coding sequence ATGGAAACCAACATTGACAGCCTTAGACTAATAAAACCATGCATTTATGCCAGAAACTTGGTGCTTGGATATAAAAATGATCGGGTAATCAATACTGTAGCTACTGATGTTTCTTTTGATTTGTATAGTGGAGAATTGACCTGTATGATGGGGCCCAATGGGGTTGGGAAGTCTACCTTATTAAAGGCAATCATGAATCAAAATCCTCCGATAAAAGGATCAATTTGGTTAGGGAAACATGAAATCGAGTTGCTGAATGATCAAGAAAGAGCAAAAACCATTGCAGTAGTGTTGACTGAGAAAATTCGTTCAGGCCTTATGACGGTTTGGGAACTAGTAGCGTTGGGCCGTACGCCCCACACAGGTTGGTTGGGCCATTTAAGCAAGACAGACAATAAAATTGTGAATGAGGTATTGACAATGACTCATCTTGATTTGATTTCCCATAAGAAATTGTCCGAACTGAGTGATGGACAACGGCAGACGGCCATGATCGCAAGGGCATTGGCACAAGACAGCAGCATCTTAATTCTGGACGAACCTACGGCACACTTGGACCTTACAAATCGGTTTGAAATCATGCATTTGCTGAAAAAACTGGCAAAAGAAGCTGGTAAAGCTATTTTGGTGGTCACTCATGATCTAGAAGTAGCTATGGAGACAGCAGATCAATTATGGATCATGGGTAATCAAGAACCTTTAGTTTCAGGGAGCCCGGAAGACCTCATGTTGGAAGGTCAGATTCAGAAATTACTGCCCGGAAATAAATGGGAGATAGATGCCAATAATGGAAAAATCAGGTTAAAAAACCCTAGTCTCCTACCGGAAATAAGCGGTCCCAAAAATATGAGGCATTGGGTCAAAAATGCACTTAGAAAAAACCTAGACCTCTCCATGCCCGAAAAAATAATCACCAAAGACAACCCATTGGAGATAATTGTCTACAAGGGACAAAAAAGCATAACTTTTTCAAGTATATCTGCAATGATTAGATTTTTAAAAAACGCCTCATCTTAA
- a CDS encoding glycosyltransferase, protein MLAIGICYFLLVISYTWGLYLLGKAWQVESPCQSASLPTPTDFSILVPFRNEERKLTALLHNLLVNLPLASKVVFIDDHSEDDGAALVRSFIEAFDVQNWCVEPSKGQGKKAALTTGIEASQAKIILTIDADVSLSKEWLKTMLAPFNKENIQLVAGPVMTYSNAGIFFKFQQIEWASLLLVSNYFFKIGRPLMCSGANLAFRTSAFEAVAGYSGNFHIPSGDDEFLLKKINKRFGPDALVYLNSPSAIVQTEPLASPEDWICQRSRWASKWNVHKEYGHGFTAALLVFFCLIVLASIPLAFVSWKLTCMFLLVWGLKLLAEKAVLSKVLNSFGLIFSNHIWFLSGWIYPIMVLASLPNAILGKYTWKGRKN, encoded by the coding sequence ATGCTTGCCATAGGAATTTGCTATTTTTTGTTAGTTATTAGTTATACCTGGGGATTATACCTTTTGGGTAAAGCCTGGCAAGTGGAGTCCCCCTGCCAAAGCGCAAGCTTGCCAACTCCCACCGACTTCAGCATTTTGGTACCTTTCAGAAATGAGGAACGAAAACTTACTGCCTTATTACACAACTTATTAGTCAATTTGCCTTTAGCTTCGAAGGTTGTTTTTATAGATGATCATAGTGAAGATGATGGAGCTGCATTAGTTCGTAGCTTTATCGAAGCTTTTGATGTCCAAAATTGGTGTGTAGAACCTAGCAAAGGGCAGGGTAAAAAGGCAGCCCTCACCACAGGGATTGAAGCGAGCCAGGCAAAAATAATTCTGACAATAGATGCAGATGTTAGCCTGTCAAAGGAATGGTTAAAAACCATGTTGGCTCCTTTTAATAAAGAAAATATTCAATTGGTAGCCGGTCCTGTCATGACTTATTCGAATGCCGGTATTTTTTTTAAATTTCAACAAATAGAGTGGGCAAGCCTGCTATTGGTAAGCAATTATTTTTTTAAAATAGGACGTCCACTTATGTGTAGTGGTGCTAATTTGGCTTTTCGAACAAGTGCATTTGAGGCAGTAGCAGGGTATTCCGGTAATTTTCATATTCCTTCAGGAGACGATGAATTTTTATTAAAAAAGATTAATAAAAGATTTGGGCCTGATGCTTTGGTTTACCTGAATAGTCCTTCAGCTATTGTTCAAACAGAGCCTTTAGCATCTCCCGAAGATTGGATTTGTCAACGAAGCAGATGGGCAAGCAAATGGAATGTCCACAAAGAATATGGCCACGGTTTTACAGCAGCCTTACTTGTGTTTTTTTGTTTGATTGTGTTAGCAAGTATTCCCTTGGCTTTTGTTTCATGGAAACTTACCTGTATGTTTTTATTGGTGTGGGGCTTAAAATTACTGGCAGAAAAGGCGGTTTTGAGCAAGGTCTTGAATTCCTTCGGCCTTATATTTTCAAATCATATTTGGTTCTTGTCAGGCTGGATTTACCCAATTATGGTATTAGCGAGTCTTCCGAATGCTATTTTAGGAAAATATACCTGGAAAGGAAGGAAAAACTAA